One genomic window of Solanum stenotomum isolate F172 chromosome 9, ASM1918654v1, whole genome shotgun sequence includes the following:
- the LOC125877204 gene encoding purine permease 3-like, with amino-acid sequence MATQESSSRRKKFLLVINCIILAIGNCGGPLITRLYFLKGGERIWLSSWLETVGWPIVLIPLSFSYFNRRHEFQGKMLSTIDNNNSNTKLILMTPRIFVASIGIGVLTGFDNYLYAYGVAKLPVSTSALLIASQLAFTAAFAFLLVKQKFTSYSINSIFLLTLGAVVLALHANGDRPNGESKKEYVLGFIMTLGAAALYGLILPLFELMYKKAKQGITYTLVMEIQAVYCLFSTVVCTIGMIINKDFQAMSREAKSFELGEARYYIVIIWSAILWQCFFLGAIGVIYSSSSLVSGILITVLLPITEILGVVFYGEKFTPEKGVSLVLSIWGFISYLYGDIKASKKKKEYQSQEQEMIDKITCTP; translated from the exons ATGGCGACTCAAGAAAGTTCATCGAGAAGGAAGAAATTTCTTCTAGTTATAAATTGTATAATTCTAGCTATAGGAAATTGTGGTGGCCCTTTGATCACCCGTCTTTATTTTCTCAAAGGAGGTGAAAGAATTTGGCTATCAAGTTGGTTAGAAACAGTTGGTTGGCCAATTGTTCTCATCCCTCTATCCTTCTCCTACTTCAACCGTCGTCATGAATTCCAAGGCAAAATGTTATCAACTATTGATAACAATAACAGTAATACAAAACTCATTTTGATGACTCCTAGGATCTTTGTAGCGAGCATCGGGATCGGAGTCCTGACTGGATTCGATAATTACCTCTACGCTTATGGCGTGGCTAAATTACCTGTCTCCACGTCAGCTCTTCTCATAGCTTCTCAACTTGCTTTCACCGCGGCCTTTGCTTTCCTCCTTGTGAAGCAAAAGTTCACGTCCTACTCCATCAACTCAATTTTTCTACTGACACTTGGTGCGGTGGTATTGGCCCTCCACGCGAACGGTGACCGACCGAACGGGGAGTCTAAGAAGGAGTATGTTCTAGGGTTTATCATGACACTTGGAGCTGCAGCTTTGTATGGACTTATTTTGCCTTTGTTTGAGTTGATGTACAAAAAGGCAAAACAAGGTATCACTTACACACTTGTTATGGAGATTCAGGCTGTCTATTGCCTTTTTTCTACTGTGGTTTGCACAATTGGGATGATAATAAACAAGGACTTTCAG GCAATGTCAAGGGAGGCAAAATCATTTGAACTTGGAGAAGCTagatattatattgttataataTGGTCAGCAATACTTTGGCAATGTTTTTTCTTAGGTGCCATTGGAGTTATCTATTCTTCATCATCATTGGTGTCTGGCATTTTAATTACTGTTTTACTTCCTATTACTGAAATATTAGGTGTTGTTTTTTATGGTGAAAAATTTACACCAGAAAAAGGTGTTTCTCTTGTACTTTCTATATGGGGTTTTATTTCTTACCTATATGGTGATATTAAAGCtagcaagaagaagaaagaatatCAATCTCAAGAACAAGAGATGATTGATAAAATTACTTGTACTCCGTGA